A genomic region of Sander lucioperca isolate FBNREF2018 chromosome 6, SLUC_FBN_1.2, whole genome shotgun sequence contains the following coding sequences:
- the si:ch1073-335m2.2 gene encoding msx2-interacting protein isoform X1 has product MVRETRHLWVGNLPEHVREEKIVEHFKRYGRVESVKVLRKRGSEGGVAAFVDFVDIKSAQKAHNAVNKMGDRDLRTDYNEPGSVPSAVRGLEDSSPSSSRDVTGFSRGTVGPVFGPPVSLHTREGRYERRIDGSSDSRERAYDHSPYGHHERSGTFDRQRHYNADYYRDRSMFAAAGPGSSTIGGSFEASDPHFDSRIRDPFTLTNSTRRDLYRDDRGRRVDRTYHHRRSRSSHSSQSRHPSPQRTTGQTPKTPHSPKRAPLSPVRGPRSRSRSRSSSSDSVSSTSSTGSGSDSNSSSSDGSRARSVQSSATHAPTSSMGLDSDEPRRSFGIKVQNLPVRSTDTSLKDGLFHEFKKHGKVTSVQIHGASEDRYGLVFFRQQEDQEKALTVSKGKLFFGMLIEVTAWNGPETESENEFRPLDGRIDEFHPKATRTLFIGNLEKTTSYQQLLDIFQRFGEIVDIDIKKVNGVPQYAFVQYSDIASVCKAIKKMDGEYLGSNRLKLGFGKSMPTTCVWLDGLASSVTEQYLTRHFCRYGHVVKVVFDRLKGMALILYNNTDFAQAAVRETKGWKIVGNKIKVDFASQESQMAFYRSMQASGQDIRDIYEIPAERREERRPPYHEFTAERAYYENIRTPGIYPEEARRDYAARNRERFPELEHYQGDHFDPRYHEDPRDYRDYRDPFEQDIRKYTYIQRERERERERFEADRSRWSPSHPRRPVTPTVSPSPSERAPRDSERRVYSQSSERSGSVSSMSPPHFDKSEKSLLEHASKSDKSDKSSQPDRVAGAEKTKRAKRKEKGDKAEKLKSRKAKGQSPSNPPPETELETGFFGRGSDQDAQERQKCKGDGESLTENQLSTAHHDSVKSERSELSKGENSDLDGKNRLKKHLKPDIGNDGKDTSLDSDRLAARKKRFADSGGRTIRQKRSRHEDSEDAIPSSDLSASATYLKESDTDKNKDSQRRDSRLKTDKCGTQKEGQEDPRGQREKSEGSLDPLESKHPVHTSSRRFSHEGIADQSSIREQEHHAAFKFGTQNADQDKSVKNKEDHVDIDLSQSYRKQMEQNRRLHQQQQQRESDKSDNPGSPQGNEMEDLEHRSLVHEVGKPPEDVTDNFPSHKLKKLDQFEPDSGIKRERVYRSFRQKSEDPEWNNISSPGHQHFSHNADEDLVDLSQKELSRNEEKIHPDLELLVKRTHNTQVNKPNTPLLSVEEEQQKRWESRVKQDLLPDLNFSRSLSKNIHNRKRLEYGIWHDLEPGEVRSDSEEDRETKPHSPVPSTSMPFSERPRVDRFSDPKLAHLERNKFYSFALDQTITPDTKALLERAKSLSSSREDNWSFLDYDSHFASLRNRKDTEKVESAPRPTPSWYMKKKKIRIGSVDKLDDRKEEPKPVEQERRELFASRFLHSPVFELDSRRLQHLERKHEEPEHTQNQQPGQQGTVDGELDSGPVVLFHSRFLELTRLQQQKNKVRQLQEAKEDTMLRDENKVEKAPVQEQQALQSPKTTESIMEPEIKPISPAEELISEPRLTPTPVTQSTAKDSPPPEAKSVAVNPAPDPYPPVSVMKEEVKENEPVVSIHHLLTEASSDSEPAPIAAPEPSCSVDRPSPSEGKLDIITEDVKPLCTEKPCHRDCHDEFVSISETELDPETTQLEVPETTSPTPPSLLEKETQSVWKAVAEPEGEKKLQVSKMQMPIDNDTNDEPVSPQKEHKPKEMKNKKCKYSPAQVAVVPLISTSGSEKQATRKSERIDKEKLKRGSSPRAESKSSGKSPIHGSEPDMSEPGISAGRARRRNVKSVYATPVEDDAPARSGKEITESPRSARKRGTDRDATQQQNIEQDAPAPTPATKRGRPPKNRRQGDESSTIKVEKSKMDNKDTDSNESEVGERIPRMSKGKTSPHGTKGSLNLMSTVLVSGSTRKVEKLEMAEEDDQEMDSTDEDSSALQDSSSSCKEDPSIKIDQKKEEKDKEGRELARDKDISHEKASEGKSNGKETDSPVSEEKPNLEKDRVVRGKNKLTRTPKSPVLKNLKIRLNVTEVKDLLQLGDDEVGNQEDSSKKIRPGDNSDHVSKCTNANKGSNIEEMENASTLEKKDLLESPKSLISQELELEQAVENIAKLTEPPFPTETPMPPAPHTEVKSEPEEEKTSNPASETELMAAIDSITADGRTLTQAPPPSADVGSEPEIQNLILPAKGDEPDTNTPAIQEESVFPSTPKKGTKGRPKTPKRSKGQKQVRKDFKEGPSISEELTSPLADSPPSSVKTVPATTVPATTPSAATTAVITLTTWKPELEPLAVKATDVNTESSSEEKIQNLKSVNPQSKNPICPKPQQVPPECISPSLSPLANRPIIRPIQTSKIPVSPPDWRHPSKDTEVSSPVMPFAFKENQPLPSDSDNVDSDHCNSDLRQILMKHKNISLPGSSSIPSNLPTLRDQNPSESKTPSAVVPNKSPLPSSGMAAHPAPPICRPPASLPSPETKSVISVIASTATSVISRVCNPPEPEDKVNTNIGNPSVDMTLPKPTYRPSKDDTGSYHGPSVGDDEGGSSARFIVESPTLGIGSCPGLRVNTSEGVVVLSHSGQKTEGPQRISAKISQIPQATAGDMESQQLVSMPQIKQEMYGHSHLGLQKGPSLQIDHVHPGKTQSTLSSIKQESTGLEKMESYQSGPQGVVKRVTQGNQQVMSYHQEYMPIKHQKKMDSADPHITDGAKPPWTSAISPAISPHLPSPPANHVGFVTAAGDRAPSHISGVKQEPRSPRKSGHPHSPFTKVSSPIGSSSPKGIPVMLSTGLPAMQQFITGVHHPEQSVIMPPHSVPGSLGRMSPHRVTQSIPVGHLVQGDRVNTPPLSVMSYGMHSEPLASPWSGPVQSRPTSPQAVGRDKVLKVNPGSLRGHEGEQEEARRFHQAPGRQSATQLKPETMQSDPRGPLRTSVQLETYMAQRDMRVLLHQQGERLGTDPHSGHIQETLPPSSAPSSLPLSLSPRAHVLPKGLSEKDITKPLEAKRPHSPLPKDGMMGIRQSGQAMASPQRVQLMPPGPSGSFPEYSGMYSNPRGIHSQIPETSPVGLNQPPLNVTPTMAADLQTKSDGKMTQPVNMVQLLTKYPIVWQGLLALKNDTAAVQLHFVCGNKALAHRSLPLQEGGALLRIVQRMRLEASQLESVARRMTGDSDFCLLLALPCGRDQDDVLNQTQALKAAFINYLQTKLAAGIINIPNPGSNQPAYVLQIFPPCEFSESHLSQLAPDLLNRISSISPHLMIVITSV; this is encoded by the exons ATGGTTCGGGAAACCCGGCACCTTTGGGTTGGAAATTTACCCGAACATGTTCGAGAGGAGAAAATTGTGGAGCATTTTAAACG GTATGGGCGTGTGGAAAGTGTTAAAGTTCTGCGGAAGCGAGGGTCAGAGGGTGGTGTTGCAGCCTTTGTGGATTTTGTGGATATCAAAAGTGCGCAGAAGGCTCACAATGCTGTCAACAAGATGGGGGACAGGGACCTTCGGACTGACTACAATGAACCTGGTTCAGTCCCTAGTGCTGTTCGGGGCCTTGAAGACAGCTCTCCCTCGAGCAGTCGAGACGTTACAGGATTCTCTAGGGGAACAGTTGGTCCAGTGTTTGGCCCACCTGTGTCCCTTCACACCAGAGAGGGACGTTATGAACGGAGAATAGATGG TAGCTCAGACAGCCGGGAACGTGCATATGATCACAGCCCATATGGACACCATGAGCGCAGTGGCACTTTTGACAGACAGCGTCACTACAACGCTGATTATTACCGAGATCGTTCCAtgtttgctgctgctggccCAGGGAGCAGTACTATCGGGGGAAGCTTTGAGGCATCAGACCCACATTTTGACTCTAGAATTCGAGACCCCTTTACTCTTACTAATTCTACACGACGTGACCTATACAGAGATGACCGAGGACGGCGGGTTGATAGAACTTACCATCACCGTCGGAGCCGATCGTCTCATTCCTCACAGTCAAGGCACCCTTCCCCACAACGGACCACCGGACAAACCCCCAAAACTCCGCATTCCCCTAAAAGAGCTCCTTTGTCCCCTGTGAGAGGTCCACGATCTCGATCCCGCAGCAGATCTTCGAGCTCTGATTCTGTCAGCAGCACCAGCAGCACGGGCAGCGGAAG CGACTCAAACAGCAGCTCAAGTGATGGATCTCGGGCACGCTCTGTTCAGTCGTCAGCTACACACGCCCCTACGTCTTCTATGGGGCTTGACTCAGATGAGCCACGCAGAAGCTTTGGAATTAAAGTGCAAAACCTACCAGTGCGCTCCACAG ACACAAGTTTAAAAGATGGACTTTTCCATGAATTCAAGAAACATGGAAAAGTGACCTCAGTGCAGATCCATGGAGCATCAGAAGACCGCTATGGTTTGGTGTTTTTTAGACAGCAAGAGGATCAAGAAAAAGCCCTCACTGTCTCCAAAGGAAAGCTGTTTTTTGGCATGCTTATTGAAGTCACAGCCTGGAATGGTCCTG AAACGGAGAGTGAAAATGAGTTCAGGCCCTTGGATGGCCGGATAGATGAGTTCCACCCAAAGGCCACAAGGACACTGTTTATAGGCAACCTTGAGAAGACCACCAGTTATCAACAACTCCTTGACATTTTTCAACGCTTTGGAGAAATTGTG GACATTGACATCAAGAAAGTAAATGGAGTTCCCCAGTATGCCTTTGTGCAGTATTCTGATATTGCCAGTGTCTGCAAGGCCAttaagaagatggatggagagtATCTGGGGAGCAACAGACTAAAG CTTGGGTTTGGGAAAAGTATGCCCACAACGTGTGTTTGGCTAGATGGTTTGGCCAGCAGTGTTACAGAGCAATACCTCACacgtcatttctgccgctatgGACATGTAGTTAAG GTTGTGTTTGATAGATTGAAAGGGATGGCCCTCATCTTGTACAACAACACAGATTTTGCTCAGGCAGCTGTAAGGGAGACCAAAGGTTGGAAGATTGTCGGCAATAAAATAAAG gTGGATTTTGCAAGTCAAGAGAGTCAGATGGCATTCTACCGGTCTATGCAGGCATCTGGTCAAGACATTAGAGACATCTATGAAATTCCTGCTGAACGACG AGAGGAACGCAGACCTCCATACCATGAATTTACAGCGGAAAGGGCTTACTATGAGAATATAAGAACCCCTGGCATCTATCCAGAGGAAGCTCGAAGAGACTATGCTGCTCGCAACAGAGAGCGTTTTCCTGAACTGGAACACTATCAGGGGGATCACTTTGACccacgttatcatgaagatCCAAGAGACTACAGGGACTACAGAGACCCTTTTGAGCAAGATATCCGAAAATACACATATATTCAAAGGGagcgagaaagagagcgagaacGCTTTGAAGCTGACCGCAGCAGGTGGAGCCCTTCCCATCCAAGGCGACCTGTTACTCCTACGGTATCGCCTTCACCATCTGAGCGTGCTCCCAGAGACTCAGAACGCCGGGTTTACAGCCAGTCCTCTGAGCGAAGTGGTAGTGTGAGCTCAATGTCACCACCACACTTTGACAAATCTGAAAAGAGCCTGCTGGAGCATGCCTCAAAGAGTGACAAGAGTGACAAGAGCAGCCAACCAGATCGTGTTGCAGGTGCTGAGAAAACCAAACGTGCCAAACGAAAAGAGAAAGGTGACAAAGCTGAGAAGCTTAAATCAAGGAAAGCGAAGGGGCAATCCCCATCCAACCCACCACCTGAAACAGAGCTTGAGACTGGTTTTTTTGGAAGGGGATCAGACCAGGATGCTCAAGAGAGGCAAAAATGTAAGGGGGATGGTGAATCTCTGACTGAAAATCAGTTGTCAACTGCTCATCATGATTCTGTAAAAAGTGAAAGATCTGAACTGAGTAAAGGTGAGAATTCAGACTTGGATGGAAAAAATCGACTCAAGAAACATCTAAAGCCTGATATTGGAAATGATGGGAAAGATACATCATTGGATTCAGATCGCCTTGCTGCAAGAAAAAAGCGCTTTGCTGATTCCGGTGGAAGGACAATTCGTCAGAAAAGAAGCAGGCATGAGGACTCGGAGGATGCTATTCCATCCTCTGACTTAAGTGCTAGTGCCACATATTTGAAAGAGTCGGAcactgacaaaaacaaagatTCACAACGGAGAGATTCAAGACTCAAAACTGATAAATGTGGCACTCAGAAGGAAGGCCAAGAGGACCCTAGAGGACAAAGAGAGAAGTCGGAAGGATCTTTGGACCCACTGGAGTCAAAACATCCAGTGCACACTTCATCCAGAAGGTTTTCACATGAGGGAATTGCAGACCAAAGCAGTATAAGAGAACAAGAACACCATGCTGCTTTCAAATTTGGTACTCAAAATGCTGACCAGGACAAAAGTGTTAAGAACAAGGAAGATCATGTTGACATTGACCTCTCTCAGAGTTACCGCAAGCAAATGGAGCAAAATAGACGGTTGcaccagcagcaacagcagcgcGAGTCTGACAAATCGGACAATCCAGGAAGTCCTCAAGGAAATGAAATGGAGGACTTGGAACATCGTAGTCTTGTGCATGAAGTTGGTAAACCACCTGAGGATGTCACAGATAATTTCCCGTCTCACAAACTAAAGAAACTAGACCAATTTGAACCTGACTCAGGAATTAAGAGAGAGCGTGTCTACAGGAGCTTTAGACAAAAAAGTGAAGATCCTGAGTGGAACAACATCTCCTCTCCAGGACATCAGCACTTCTCTCACAATGCTGATGAGGACCTTGTGGACCTTTCTCAGAAAGAGTTGAGTAGAAATGAGGAAAAAATTCACCCAGATCTTGAGCTATTAGTCAAAAGGACACATAACACACAGGTAAACAAGCCAAACACTCCTTTACTTAGTGTGGAAGAAGAGCAACAAAAGAGATGGGAGAGCAGAGTTAAACAAGACTTGTTACCTGACCTGAATTTTTCTAGAAGTCTAAGTAAAAACATTCACAATCGCAAGCGTTTGGAATATGGTATTTGGCATGACTTAGAGCCTGGGGAAGTACGATCCGACTCtgaggaggacagagagacCAAACCCCACTCTCCTGTGCCCTCAACATCTATGCCTTTTTCCGAGCGGCCGAGGGTTGATAGGTTTTCAGACCCCAAACTAGCACATCTTGAAAGGAACAAATTCTACTCCTTTGCACTTGATCAAACCATTACACCTGATACAAAGGCTCTGCTCGAACGTGCAAAATCTCTCTCATCTTCAAGAGAAGATAACTGGTCGTTTTTGGATTACGATTCTCACTTTGCAAGTTTACGCAACAGAAAGGATACTGAGAAGGTAGAATCAGCACCACGACCTACACCCTCCTGGtacatgaaaaagaaaaagattcgAATTGGATCTGTAGACAAACTTGATGACCGGAAGGAGGAGCCTAAACCGGTGGAACAGGAACGAAGGGAACTTTTTGCCTCCCGCTTCCTTCACAGCCCCGTCTTTGAGCTGGACTCTAGGCGACTTCAACACTTGGAGCGTAAACATGAAGAACCTGAGCatacacaaaaccaacaaccagGTCAGCAAGGTACAGTAGATGGGGAACTTGACTCTGGGCCAGTTGTCCTTTTCCATAGTCGTTTTTTGGAACTCACACGACTGCAACAACAGAAGAATAAAGTCCGTCAGCTGCAAGAGGCAAAAGAGGACACAATGCTCAGGGATGAGAATAAAGTGGAAAAAGCACCTGTTCAAGAGCAACAAGCTTTGCAGTCACCTAAAACAACAGAATCTATCATGGAGCCAGAAATCAAACCCATCAGTCCTGCTGAAGAGCTTATTTCTGAACCCCGACTCACACCTACTCCTGTCACACAATCTACGGCCAAAGACTCTCCCCCTCCAGAAGCGAAATCTGTTGCAGTAAATCCAGCCCCTGATCCTTATCCACCTGTGTCTGTCATGAAGGAAGAGGTAAAAGAAAATGAACCTGTTGTATCCATTCACCACCTATTAACTGAGGCGTCATCTGATTCTGAACCTGCACCAATAGCAGCACCCGAACCCAGTTGTTCAGTGGATAGACCTTCTCCATCTGAAGGGAAATTGGATATTATTACTGAGGATGTAAAACCTCTCTGTACAGAAAAACCATGCCATCGTGATTGTCATGATGAGTTTGTTAGCATTTCAGAAACGGAGCTTGATCCTGAGACAACACAGCTAGAAGTGCCTGAAACCACTAGTCCCACACCACCTAGTCTTCTAGAGAAAGAGACCCAATCTGTTTGGAAAGCAGTAGCAGAACCtgagggagagaagaaactTCAAGTTAGTAAAATGCAGATGCCCATTGATAATGACACAAATGACGAGCCAGTCTCACCCCAGAAAGAGCATAAaccaaaagaaatgaaaaataaaaagtgcaaATATTCCCCTGCTCAAGTTGCTGTAGTTCCCCTCATATCTACCTCTGGTTCAGAGAAACAAGCAACGCGTAAGAGTGAGCGCATTGACAAAGAGAAGCTGAAACGTGGATCATCTCCAAGAGCTGAATCAAAGTCCTCAGGCAAATCTCCTATTCATGGATCAGAACCTGATATGTCCGAGCCGGGCATATCAGCAGGCAGAGCAAGACGAAGAAATGTTAAATCTGTGTATGCCACTCCAGTTGAAGATGATGCGCCAGCTCGTTCTGGAAAGGAAATTACAGAGTCACCGCGCTCTGCACGAAAGCGAGGTACAGACAGAGatgcaacacaacaacaaaatatcGAACAGGATGCACCTGCTCCAACACCTGCAACCAAACGGGGCCGTCCTCCCAAGAATCGCAGACAAGGCGACGAGAGTTCAACAATTAAAGTAGAAAAATCAAAAATGGACAATAAAGACACCGATTCAAATGAATCAGAAGTTGGGGAAAGAATTCCAAGAATGTCCAAAGGGAAAACATCCCCTCATGGCACAAAGGGTTCATTGAATCTGATGTCCACAGTCCTAGTATCTGGATCAACAAGGAAGGTAGAAAAACTTGAGATGGCTGAGGAGGATGATCAGGAAATGGATTCCACAGATGAAGATTCCTCGGCTTTGCAAGATTCATCAAGTTCATGTAAAGAAGATCCATCAATAAAAATTGACcaaaagaaagaggagaaagatAAAGAAGGAAGAGAATTGGCCAGAGATAAAGATATTTCCCATGAAAAGGCAAGTGAGGGTAAATCAAATGGGAAAGAGACAGATTCTCCAGTGTCAGAAGAGAAACCCAACTTAGAAAAAGACAGGGTTGTTAGAGGTAAAAACAAGTTGACAAGGACTCCTAAGTCTCCTGTTCTCAAGAACCTCAAAATCAGACTAAATGTGACAGAGGTTAAAGATCTTCTTCAGTTGGGGGATGATGAAGTTGGGAATCAAGAGGATTCTTCAAAAAAGATCAGGCCTGGTGACAACAGTGATCATGTTTCAAAGTGTACTAATGCAAACAAAGGTTCCAACATTGAAGAAATGGAAAATGCTTccactttggaaaaaaaagatcTCCTGGAATCACCAAAAAGCTTAATTTCACAGGAGCTGGAATTGGAGCAGGCTGTGGAGAACATTGCTAAACTAACAGAGCCACCTTTTCCAACAGAAACACCGATGCCACCTGCCCCACATACAGAAGTAAAAAGTGAACCAGAGGAGGAAAAAACTTCAAATCCTGCTAGCGAGACAGAACTCATGGCTGCCATTGACTCGATAACTGCTGATGGTAGAACCTTAACCCAAGCACCTCCACCAAGTGCAGATGTAGGTTCCGAACCTGAGATACAAAACTTGATTCTGCCTGCCAAGGGAGATGAACCTGATACAAATACACCTGCTATACAGGAGGAGTCTGTCTTCCCTTCCACACCCAAAAAGGGCACCAAAGGAAGACCTAAAACACCCAAACGTTCTAAAGGCCAAAAGCAAGTGAGAAAAGATTTTAAGGAAGGACCTTCAATAAGTGAGGAATTGACATCTCCTTTAGCAGATAGCCCACCTTCCAGTGTAAAGACTGTTCCTGCAACGACTGTTCCTGCAACAACTCCATCAGCAGCAACTACTGCGGTCATTACTCTGACTACATGGAAGCCAGAACTTGAGCCTTTAGCTGTCAAGGCTACAGATGTAAACACGGAGTCATCTTCTGAAGAAAAGATTCAAAATCTTAAATCTGTTAACCCCCAGTCTAAGAATCCAATATGCCCAAAGCCTCAACAGGTGCCACCTGAGTGCATCTCCCCTTCCCTATCTCCACTTGCTAACAGGCCAATTATCAGACCCATTCAGACAAGCAAAATTCCTGTTTCTCCACCAGATTGGCGCCACCCGTCTAAGGATACAGAAGTGTCCTCACCTGTCATGCCGTTTGCATTCAAGGAAAACCAGCCTTTACCCTCAGACTCTGACAATGTGGATAGTGATCATTGCAACAGTGACTTGAGACAGATTCTTATGAAACACAAAAATATTTCATTGCCAGGCAGTAGTTCTATTCCTAGTAATCTACCCACCCTGCGAGATCAGAACCCCTCTGAAAGTAAAACTCCATCAGCTGTTGTGCCAAATAAGTCACCACTACCCAGTAGTGGAATGGCAGCTCATCCAGCTCCACCTATTTGTCGACCTCCGGCCTCACTACCATCTCCTGAAACAAAGTCTGTGATCTCTGTTATTGCATCCACTGCAACGTCTGTTATCAGTCGTGTTTGCAACCCTCCTGAGCCTGAGGACAAAGTAAACACAAACATTGGAAATCCCTCTGTGGACATGACTCTACCCAAGCCAACCTATAGGCCCAGCAAAGACGATACTGGATCATACCATGGGCCATCGGTTGGTGATGACGAGGGAGGAAGTTCTGCACGCTTCATTGTTGAGAGCCCCACTCTTGGTATAGGATCTTGCCCAGGCCTGAGAGTTAATACATCTGAAGGAGTGGTAGTATTGAGCCACTCAGGCCAGAAAACAGAGGGACCACAGAGGATTAGTGCAAAAATAAGTCAGATCCCACAAGCAACAGCAGGTGACATGGAATCTCAGCAGTTGGTATCCATGCCCcagataaaacaggaaatgtatGGTCATTCTCACTTAGGACTTCAAAAGGGGCCTTCATTGCAGATAGATCATGTGCATCCTGGTAAGACGCAGTCAACTTTGTCTTCTATTAAACAAGAAAGCACTGGTTTGGAAAAGATGGAATCCTACCAATCTGGACCTCAAGGAGTAGTGAAGCGTGTCACACAGGGTAACCAGCAAGTAATGAGTTACCATCAAGAGTACATGccaataaaacatcaaaagaaaaTGGACAGTGCTGATCCTCACATAACGGATGGAGCTAAGCCACCTTGGACCTCTGCTATAAGTCCTGCAATAAGCCCCCATTTGCCCTCTCCACCTGCCAACCATGTAGGTTTTGTTACAGCAGCTGGCGACAGAGCTCCCTCCCATATTAGTGGAGTTAAACAGGAACCACGATCCCCTCGCAAGTCAGGTCATCCACACTCTCCGTTTACCAAAGTATCCTCGCCCATAGGCTCCTCGTCACCAAAGGGCATACCAGTTATGTTATCAACTGGCCTACCTGCCATGCAGCAGTTTATTACTGGTGTACATCATCCAGAGCAGTCAGTTATCATGCCACCTCACAGTGTTCCTGGAAGCTTGGGACGGATGTCTCCTCACCGTGTTACCCAGTCAATTCCAGTGGGGCATCTTGTCCAAGGAGATCGGGTTAATACTCCACCTCTTTCTGTGATGAGCTATGGAATGCATAGTGAGCCTCTTGCCTCTCCCTGGTCTGGCCCCGTGCAGTCACGGCCTACATCACCCCAGGCTGTTGGCAGGGACAAAGTTCTCAAAGTAAACCCTGGTTCTTTAAGGGGCCATGAGGGGGAACAGGAAGAAGCCAGACGCTTCCACCAGGCTCCAGGAAGACAATCTGCTACACAGTTAAAACCGGAGACTATGCAGTCAGATCCTCGAGGGCCTTTGCGGACTAGTGTCCAGTTAGAAACATACATGGCACAAAGAGATATGCGTGTGCTGTTGCACCAACAGGGAGAGCGTTTGGGCACAGACCCTCATTCTGGACACATTCAAGAGACTCTTCCCCCCTCTTCAGCGCCTTCCAGCCTACCCTTATCCTTGTCTCCAAGAGCACACGTTTTGCCTAAAGGTCTGTCTGAGAAGGATATAACGAAGCCATTAGAAGCAAAGAGGCCACACTCTCCTCTTCCTAAAGATGGAATGATGGGGATCAGACAATCGGGGCAAGCAATGGCATCTCCCCAGAGAGTTCAGCTAATGCCGCCAGGACCTAGTGGCTCATTCCCAGAGTACTCAGGGATGTACTCCAACCCAAGAGGCATCCATTCTCAAATAccagagacgtctcctgttggACTTAACCAGCCACCACTAAACGTTACACCAACCATG GCTGCAGACCTCCAGACAAAATCAGATGGCAAGATGACGCAGCCTGTTAATATGGTGCAGTTGCTCACG AAATACCCTATTGTGTGGCAAGGCCTGCTGGCACTGAAGAATGACACAGCTGCAGTGCAGTTGCATTTTGTCTGCGGAAACAAAGCTTTGGCTCACCGATCACTGCCCCTACAAGAAGGAGGCGCATTGCTTAGGATTGTCCAGAGAATGAGACTAGAGGCTTCGCAACTTGAGAGCGTAGCCCGAAGAATGACG GGGGACAGTGACTTCTGTCTTCTCCTTGCTCTGCCATGTGGACGAGATCAAGATGATGTCCTAAACCAAACTCAAGCTCTAAAGGCCGCATTCATCAACTACTTGCAGACAAAGTTGGCTGCTGGTATCATCAATATACCCAACCCAGGTTCCAATCAG CCTGCCTATGTGCTACAGATTTTCCCACCATGCGAATTTTCAGAGAGCCACTTATCCCAGCTCGCCCCCGACCTTCTTAACAGGATCTCTAGCATCTCACCACACCTCATGATTGTCATCACCTCTGTGTAA